The following are encoded together in the Oncorhynchus nerka isolate Pitt River linkage group LG25, Oner_Uvic_2.0, whole genome shotgun sequence genome:
- the LOC115109368 gene encoding metallothionein A: MDPCECSKTGSCNCGGSCKCSNCACTSCKKASCCDCCPSGCSKCASGCVCKGKTCDTSCCQ, encoded by the exons ATGGATCCTTGTGAATGCTCCAAAA CTGGATCTTGCAACTGCGGTGGATCCTGCAAGTGCTCCAACTGCGCATGCACTAGTTGTAAGAAAGCAA GTTGCTGCGACTGCTGTCCCTCCGGCTGCAGCAAGTGTGCCTCAGGCTGCGTGTGCAAGGGCAAGACTTGTGATACCAGCTGTTGTCAGTGA
- the bbs2 gene encoding Bardet-Biedl syndrome 2 protein homolog isoform X1 yields the protein MLVPIFTLKLNHKINPRMVTMGKFDGIHPCLTAATQAGKVFIHNPHTRGQRQAAHRLSQSAQDSDISLLNINQAVSCLTAGTLGPNTTGDTLLVGTQTNLLAYDVHDNADIFYREVTDGANAIVLGKLGNIESPLAIIGGNCALQGFDYEGNDQFWTVTGDNVRSLVLCDFTSDGKNELLVGSEDFDIRVFKEDELVSEIAENETVTSLCHMHGSRFGYALANGTVGVYDRTARYWRIKSKNHAMSIHAFDLNADGVVELITGWSNGKIDARSDRTGEVIFKDNFSSSVAGVVEGDYRMDGQIQLICTSVEGEVRGYLPASKEMKGNLMDSSVEQDLIRELSQRRQNLLLELRNYEENAKQAVPGASERDTQMGVIPANTQLQTVLSVRAATESQRSHIELSISTPNETIIRAVLIFAEGIFEGESHVVHPSAQNLCGSICVPIIPPKDIPVDLHIKAFVGGKSSSQFHVFEITRQLPRFSMYDLNVEPEAPQPTGKVTFTINDRPQRVVMWLNQNFLLLEGIDTPDVTFTSLRGGGLLTISMLSTSGEITLNTDDIDLAGDLVQSLASFLAIEDLQAEADFPTYFGELRTTLTEVDDYHSVHQKLTAAIADHSNHIRNMLVQAEDARLMGDIRNMKKRYIELYDLNRDLINEYKIRSNNHNALLACLKSVNQAIQRAGRLRVGKPKNQVITACRDAIKNNNVNVLFKIMKAGTASS from the exons ATGTTGGTGCCTATATTCACCCTCAAGCTGAACCATAAAATCAACCCTCGCATGGTTACAATGGGCAAGTTTGATGGGATCCACCCATGCCTCACTGCAGCTACACAAGCAGGGAAG GTGTTCATCCATAACCCTCATACACGTGGCCAGCGGCAGGCAGCCCACCGTCTGAGTCAGAGTGCCCAGGATTCGGACATCTCTCTGCTCAATATCAACCAGGCTGTGAGCTGCCTGACAGCTGGCACACTAGGACCCAACACCACTGGAGACACGCTCCTCGTGGGCACCCAGACAAACCTGCTGGCTTATGACGTACACGACAATGCTGACATCTTCTACAGAGAG GTGACAGATGGGGCCAATGCCATTGTTTTAGGGAAATTGGGGAACATTGAGTCCCCCCTCGCCATCATCGGAGGAAACTGCGCTTTGCAAGGATTTGACTATGAGGGGAATGACCAGTTCTGGACA GTCACGGGGGATAATGTGCGATCATTGGTGCTCTGTGATTTTACTAGTGATGGAAAAAATGAG CTTCTTGTCGGATCAGAGGACTTTGACATTAGGGTATTCAAAGAAGACGAACTTGTGTCTGAGATTGCTGAAAATGAG ACGGTTACCTCCCTCTGTCATATGCATGGCAGCAGGTTTGGTTATGCTCTGGCCAACGGTACTGTGGGTGTATATGACCGCACTGCCCGCTACTGGAGAATCAAG TCTAAGAACCATGCAATGAGCATCCATGCATTTGACCTTAACGCTGACGGTGTTGTAGAACTCATCACAGGCTGGTCCAATGGAAAG ATTGATGCACGGAGCGATCGAACAGGTGAAGTCATCTTCAAAGACAACTTCTCGTCCTCTGTGGCTGGAGTGGTGGAAGGGGACTATCGCATGGATGGACAGATACAGCTAATCTGTACCTCTGTGGAGGGAGAAG TGCGTGGCTACCTGCCTGCCAGTAAGGAGATGAAGGGGAATCTGATGGACTCCAGTGTGGAGCAGGATCTGATCCGAGAGCTGAGTCAGCGCAGGCAGAACCTGCTACTGGAACTACGCAACTATGAGGAGAATGCCAAG CAGGCTGTCCCAGGAGCTTCAGAACGGGACACCCAGATGGGGGTGATACCAGCCAATACCCAgctccagactgtcctctctgtcagAGCTGCCACGGAGTCCCAGAGGTCACACATAGAGCTCAGCATCTCCACGCCCAATG AGACCATAATTCGAGCCGTGCTGATTTTTGCAGAGGGAATTTTTGAGGGTGAAAGTCATGTGGTACATCCCAGTGCCCAGAATCTATGTGGTTCTATCTGTGTTCCCATCATTCCCCCCAAAGATATCCCTGTGGATCTACACATCAAAGCTTTTGTTGGCGGCAAGAGCAG CAGTCAGTTCCACGTCTTTGAGATCACACGTCAGCTGCCTCGCTTCTCCATGTATGATCTTAATGTTGAGCCTGAGGCCCCCCAACCTACTGGGAAAGTTACCTTCACCATCAACGACAGGCCACAGAGA GTGGTCATGTGGCTGAACCAGAACTTCCTTCTACTAGAGGGCATTGATACCCCAGACGTGACGTTCACCTCTCTACGTGGCGGAGGACTACTCACCATCAGCATGCTAAGCACTAGTGGAGAG ATCACACTAAACACAGATGACATAGACCTGGCAGGGGATCTAGTCCAATCACTGGCCTCCTTCCTGGCCATAGAGGACCTACAGGCAGAGGCAGACTTCCCCACATACTTTGGGGAGCTGCGAACGACCCTAACTGAG GTAGATGACTATCACTCTGTCCACCAAAAGCTGACGGCGGCCATAGCAGATCATTCTAATCACATCCGTAACATGCTGGTGCAGGCAGAGGACGCACGGCTCATGGGTGACAT AAGGAACATGAAGAAGCGCTACATTGAGCTCTATGACCTGAACAGAGACCTGATCAATGAGTACAAGATCCGATCCAACAATCACAATGCTCTCCTCGCTTGCCTTAAGTCTGTCAACCAGGCCATTCAGAGGGCAGGGAGACTGAGAG TGGGAAAGCCAAAGAATCAGGTTATCACAGCCTGCCGAGACGCTATCAAAAACAACAATGTCAACGTCCTGTTCAAGATCATGAAAGCAGGCACAGCCTCTTCCTGA
- the bbs2 gene encoding Bardet-Biedl syndrome 2 protein homolog isoform X2, whose amino-acid sequence MLVPIFTLKLNHKINPRMVTMGKFDGIHPCLTAATQAGKVFIHNPHTRGQRQAAHRLSQSAQDSDISLLNINQAVSCLTAGTLGPNTTGDTLLVGTQTNLLAYDVHDNADIFYREVTDGANAIVLGKLGNIESPLAIIGGNCALQGFDYEGNDQFWTVTGDNVRSLVLCDFTSDGKNELLVGSEDFDIRVFKEDELVSEIAENETVTSLCHMHGSRFGYALANGTVGVYDRTARYWRIKSKNHAMSIHAFDLNADGVVELITGWSNGKIDARSDRTGEVIFKDNFSSSVAGVVEGDYRMDGQIQLICTSVEGEVRGYLPASKEMKGNLMDSSVEQDLIRELSQRRQNLLLELRNYEENAKQAVPGASERDTQMGVIPANTQLQTVLSVRAATESQRSHIELSISTPNETIIRAVLIFAEGIFEGESHVVHPSAQNLCGSICVPIIPPKDIPVDLHIKAFVGGKSSQFHVFEITRQLPRFSMYDLNVEPEAPQPTGKVTFTINDRPQRVVMWLNQNFLLLEGIDTPDVTFTSLRGGGLLTISMLSTSGEITLNTDDIDLAGDLVQSLASFLAIEDLQAEADFPTYFGELRTTLTEVDDYHSVHQKLTAAIADHSNHIRNMLVQAEDARLMGDIRNMKKRYIELYDLNRDLINEYKIRSNNHNALLACLKSVNQAIQRAGRLRVGKPKNQVITACRDAIKNNNVNVLFKIMKAGTASS is encoded by the exons ATGTTGGTGCCTATATTCACCCTCAAGCTGAACCATAAAATCAACCCTCGCATGGTTACAATGGGCAAGTTTGATGGGATCCACCCATGCCTCACTGCAGCTACACAAGCAGGGAAG GTGTTCATCCATAACCCTCATACACGTGGCCAGCGGCAGGCAGCCCACCGTCTGAGTCAGAGTGCCCAGGATTCGGACATCTCTCTGCTCAATATCAACCAGGCTGTGAGCTGCCTGACAGCTGGCACACTAGGACCCAACACCACTGGAGACACGCTCCTCGTGGGCACCCAGACAAACCTGCTGGCTTATGACGTACACGACAATGCTGACATCTTCTACAGAGAG GTGACAGATGGGGCCAATGCCATTGTTTTAGGGAAATTGGGGAACATTGAGTCCCCCCTCGCCATCATCGGAGGAAACTGCGCTTTGCAAGGATTTGACTATGAGGGGAATGACCAGTTCTGGACA GTCACGGGGGATAATGTGCGATCATTGGTGCTCTGTGATTTTACTAGTGATGGAAAAAATGAG CTTCTTGTCGGATCAGAGGACTTTGACATTAGGGTATTCAAAGAAGACGAACTTGTGTCTGAGATTGCTGAAAATGAG ACGGTTACCTCCCTCTGTCATATGCATGGCAGCAGGTTTGGTTATGCTCTGGCCAACGGTACTGTGGGTGTATATGACCGCACTGCCCGCTACTGGAGAATCAAG TCTAAGAACCATGCAATGAGCATCCATGCATTTGACCTTAACGCTGACGGTGTTGTAGAACTCATCACAGGCTGGTCCAATGGAAAG ATTGATGCACGGAGCGATCGAACAGGTGAAGTCATCTTCAAAGACAACTTCTCGTCCTCTGTGGCTGGAGTGGTGGAAGGGGACTATCGCATGGATGGACAGATACAGCTAATCTGTACCTCTGTGGAGGGAGAAG TGCGTGGCTACCTGCCTGCCAGTAAGGAGATGAAGGGGAATCTGATGGACTCCAGTGTGGAGCAGGATCTGATCCGAGAGCTGAGTCAGCGCAGGCAGAACCTGCTACTGGAACTACGCAACTATGAGGAGAATGCCAAG CAGGCTGTCCCAGGAGCTTCAGAACGGGACACCCAGATGGGGGTGATACCAGCCAATACCCAgctccagactgtcctctctgtcagAGCTGCCACGGAGTCCCAGAGGTCACACATAGAGCTCAGCATCTCCACGCCCAATG AGACCATAATTCGAGCCGTGCTGATTTTTGCAGAGGGAATTTTTGAGGGTGAAAGTCATGTGGTACATCCCAGTGCCCAGAATCTATGTGGTTCTATCTGTGTTCCCATCATTCCCCCCAAAGATATCCCTGTGGATCTACACATCAAAGCTTTTGTTGGCGGCAAGAGCAG TCAGTTCCACGTCTTTGAGATCACACGTCAGCTGCCTCGCTTCTCCATGTATGATCTTAATGTTGAGCCTGAGGCCCCCCAACCTACTGGGAAAGTTACCTTCACCATCAACGACAGGCCACAGAGA GTGGTCATGTGGCTGAACCAGAACTTCCTTCTACTAGAGGGCATTGATACCCCAGACGTGACGTTCACCTCTCTACGTGGCGGAGGACTACTCACCATCAGCATGCTAAGCACTAGTGGAGAG ATCACACTAAACACAGATGACATAGACCTGGCAGGGGATCTAGTCCAATCACTGGCCTCCTTCCTGGCCATAGAGGACCTACAGGCAGAGGCAGACTTCCCCACATACTTTGGGGAGCTGCGAACGACCCTAACTGAG GTAGATGACTATCACTCTGTCCACCAAAAGCTGACGGCGGCCATAGCAGATCATTCTAATCACATCCGTAACATGCTGGTGCAGGCAGAGGACGCACGGCTCATGGGTGACAT AAGGAACATGAAGAAGCGCTACATTGAGCTCTATGACCTGAACAGAGACCTGATCAATGAGTACAAGATCCGATCCAACAATCACAATGCTCTCCTCGCTTGCCTTAAGTCTGTCAACCAGGCCATTCAGAGGGCAGGGAGACTGAGAG TGGGAAAGCCAAAGAATCAGGTTATCACAGCCTGCCGAGACGCTATCAAAAACAACAATGTCAACGTCCTGTTCAAGATCATGAAAGCAGGCACAGCCTCTTCCTGA